In Thunnus albacares chromosome 1, fThuAlb1.1, whole genome shotgun sequence, the DNA window CTACACAATATATTGTGTATCTGGGGGCAGTAAATAAGTCTATATGGTAATGTTTGGCTCACCAGCTTGTGCAACTTGTAGCAAATGAAAAGCAGGTCCTGTTTTTGGTCACAAATTGTCCATTTAGCCTGTGTACATACACCAAAatcaattacatttaaatatagaTTAACTGACTCTGTTGAGATTTTAAAACAGCCACTAATTTGGGTTTGTGACCAAAAACAAACTACAATCAGTTTGACTGTTGCAGCAGGTGCAGGCAGGCGGATTtaccatatacagtatttttggtCACCACCCCCCAGTTCACTGTTACCTGCAATTAATCAATAACATCAGTGTTTGATTGGCTACATTTTAGCCCTTTGGAATGCTGTTTTACTTAAAGACATTCCTGTGCAAAATCCACACCATTGACTTTAAAAATGCTGTGTCTTTGTCtacaaaactgtttttggttttctttggtTTTGGTTATATTCTAAGGAGTATGTGTCATCtgtcaaaatgtccttttataCTGCCACTAGGGGGTGCCAGAGCTGGAAAGAAGTTTCACATGTAACACGTTCCATCGGCCTGCAAATTAAAGGGTTACCAGGAGATGTTTTTTCCAGAAGTCATGCTGAGAGCACTATTGTATATGTGCATACTGCATGAATATGATcccatttaaaaatattattcagAAATGAAAGATATTTTACCTTTGAATGGGTCATGCTTGTCCTTCTCTGCAGGTTTTCTCTCAGTTTTCAGGGTGTGGATCTCCTCAATGGGCTGCTGGCTTGGTGCTTGAGTCTCAGCTGTCATCTTCCTCCTGGTGAGGAGCGGAGAACGCTTTTCTACTGGAGAGGTTCGCTCTCCAGAGGGTTGAAGTAGAGGTGACCGTCGTGACAGGCTTGGAGACGTAGAAAGCATCACGGGACTTGAGGAAAGCTTGCTGCTCTGTGTAGACACCTCCTTTTTCTGAGTTTGGTTATCAATCAGTGATGTGGCCTCTGTGGCCTCCTCAGGTTTGGCCTTGGGTATCAGGATTTTGCGGCGGGCCCCAGAGGCCAGCTCTTGTGGAGTAGCAGAAGGAATGGGAGAAACACAATTTCTTCTCTTTAACAATGGACTAGCCTCAGGATTTGGATTAGTTAAGGAATCAGTCTTTGAAAATTCCTCAACCATAGTACTCTGCTGactttgctgattattttcttgtgtgtctgtggcaAGTACACTTTTAGTGGGAATCTTTTGCACACTCTGTAAACAACTGTTAATGTTGTGTTCTTCTATTTTGCATTGATCTGAAAATGTTGTggaatttatttcattattccTACACTGAGTTTTGCTGTTGAGTTTAATTTGTGGAGTTAACTTTTGTACAAATCCCATGTCTTTGCCTTGAACAGATTCATCTGTGGCTTGCCCTTGACTGCTGGCCTTTATTGGTGTCCCGGGTTCTTGACTGACTCTTCCAGACAGATTTGAACTTGATGTAAGTCTTTGGGTCAGTTCCTCTTTTGACGTCATAGGAGTAAAACTGTTTCTGACACTCTCAGAGAGGGAAACAACAGGGCAGTCTTTCAGAGTTGATGCTCCAGTTTCCTGGCCAATGTCCATGATACCCTCATTATATTTTTTGGCACTAGCATGATGTCCTGTGGTGTCTATAGTGGTGCCAGTGTCTACGATGGAGATAGGAGGGATCATATGAGGCTTTTGCAGGGCCTGAACGGGTGGTGAAATTTCACCTTGAGTCTGAATTTTTTCCTGATCGGGATGATTTAGTTGGTGGTAAATTTCCATGAGGGTTTCCTTTATGTTTTTGGGAGGAGGATCATCAATACTTGTTTCAGTTTTCCTGTCAGGCACTGATTTCTTCACTTCCGGTTTACGTTTGCTCTGCTCATCTCTTAATTCCTGACATGTGTCTGTAGCTGTTGTAGTGGGATTTTTTACATTCTCAGCGGGGACCAGTATGCTGGGTATTGAATTTGCTACTGTAACATCAAGAGCCTGTATTTGAGATCTCAAAAGTTCAGCAACGGATATGATTCGTGTCACAGGTTTTTGAATTTCTTGAAAGCCATTAATTTGATGCTTGGataagtttatattttcagGAGGTTTTTTTAGTTGTGGCATAGCAGTCTCAAATTTAGCTGGCTTCACATGATGTAATTCTGAACTGTTTTTCTCCTCCATTTTTGATATGGGTTCATTCTTGTCTCTTTCCTTATTAGATGCATCCACAATGATAACATCGGTGTCTTTATCTGCTTTACCTCTGGTCTTTTCTATTTCAGTTTGTTCAATTTTGCGTACAGCAGCAGTTTCAGTTTCCATCTCAACTATCTTTTCATTTGGCACCACACTCTCAGTCTGCACTAATAACTTACCTACTTCATTGCTCTCTAACTTCTCATCAACTTGTATTTTTGTCCCTTCAACAGATTTTATAGGTGTATCAACTTGGCTTTGCTGGTTGGTGGGTGAAACATTACACCCTCGGGTGCTCTCACCACCAACAGGGCTTTCGAGGGGTGACTTCTGTAGGTCTGTAAAAAGGGCCGTACGACTTTCATTTGATCCCCTGGAATGATCCCATGTGTCCTGTGTCATTTTTTCAATGGCTACTTCAAGACCATGGTGCACAGAAGGGGTCTGGATGTCATCTGTTGTGGTCTTTCTTTCTGATGGAGTCTTTTGTGGTGGTTGTGCGTCCATCGAACACGGGTCGGGTGGTAGCTCAAGGTTGACAGGTGCATCATTCCTGTTCATCTTTGTATGGGCCTGTGTAACCTTGGGACATAATACAAGCAGAGGTTTCCATGCTGTAAATACTTATTCCTTTATCCCTGGCTATGCTGGACATGGATAAACacatgtaattttaaaaacagcaacagcgTAACCAGCAACAAACAGACAAGGAAATAGAAAGATCTATGGGCAAACAGAAATTTATGACCTGTAGGAAATAAATAGCAGTGATGATGTCAAATTctagaaaatatttatatgtattttttttccttttgagtAAGAAAAACCTCTAAAATCCATATTGACATATtcatgattcattcattttttagtCTGAGTTAGCCTAGTTAGCTCcaacaaacacataaagacTACTACTCAAGCAGTACCCTACTTTTTGTCATGACACTGAAATACAGCATGAAAGTTTGGTATATCATGTAGTGAAATGGTACACTGCTCTCCCCCATGAGTGAGCCCCAGACAGTTAGCGTCAAATCCCCATAAAGTCTGTGGTTATATTAGCAGGAGAGGTTCCCTGTCTCACATGGCATTGCATCATGGATGAGATAAGCCACAATATAGCTCAAAGGTTATTCCCTATGCTTTTGTTGTGCCTATATATCCCCTGAAACAGACTTCAAAATACTACTATTAAAATCGAAcactatacagtaaatgtaattatgaaatgcattttttaaaaaactgtgtctgtttgctgatTTCTGCTTGTTTCCCTTTCCTCCACTCCGTCTAACTCTGACGTGGTGAGGCCTTTTCTCAAGTAAGGTGgcttttttatgtttaagtGTGGCCAGAATGGAATGCCACTAATTTTAAGAGGTGCTTCAGCCGTGCAGTGTTTTGTCTCAGCTCTCTCTGCCATCAGTAGCCATGCAGCTGGTGTCAGGATGATTGCATAAGCAGTGTACAATAAAGACTGATAATCCTGCAGCAGCAAAATGTTTGAGTGCTACTTACAAATGTTGCCAAATGATCATCACATCTTTATTTCAAAACAGGATGagaatttctttatttttctacttaTTATAATAGAATATCATTTATGTTAGATATATacactgcacttttttttaacatcaattAAGTCTCAATCAAGTAAGTGAAGTATGAGTGATAAAATTAtgattaataatgtaaaaaggtataattttttacattattaaatttCTCTGCTGTAATGATCAACTCTCAGACCTTTTGATTTAGAAATATCAAACGCACTGCATCAATGTACCTGTTGCATCTGTCGACATGTGCGTCATTTAATTCTTGTCACACAGCAGAGCATACTTGTAAAAAGCCATAAATAGCTCCTGGATGCTTGTGTTACTGACGAGACTTGTGTTGGCAGCACAAAGCACTTATGAGCTCATGCGAAAGGGCTCACTCACCTCGCTCAGCAGCACTGGCCGAGGCACAGACGCATTCTTTTGGCAGGGGGTTGTTTCCTTCTCAGACAGCTGATCTCCAGTCTGTTCACACGCACGCTGAGGCAAAGCAATCCTGCTTTCATGCGGTGTGTCCACTGACACAAGGTCTCTGTTCAATAAAGTTCCATCAGTGGAAGTATTTGACTTCCCATCAACATCCATGACTGTAACATTATCTGTGTTGGTAATGAGCTTTGTGATTTGGGCTGCTGGAGCTGGTACAGCACTCGTCTGTAGTTGTGTTGATGTCATGTGAGGATTTTGGTTCCGCATTTCCAAATTTTCTTCTGTATCTTTGCGTTCATCTTCCTTTTCATGCTTGGCATCTAGTTTACCTTCAGTTCCTGACGCTGTATACTTTGTAGGTGTATGAGCAGCAAGAGATACTGAAGCAGTGAGCTGTTCTTTCTGTGGAGGCACagcacaaacatttttatcCCTTGAAACAAACAATGCTTCCTTTGTTGCTGATTTCAGATGATGTTCTGCCTTGTTTCTGGAGTCTAAATCCAAAACTGATGCATTAACAATATTCTCTACTTCCATAACCTCCACTAAATTTCTCTTAGACTGTCCAGACTCTGTGCAGGCCAGAGCCACAGAGGTGGAGGGCTCCTCTTTTGCCCTTCTCTCCTCAGACGCCCTCTCTCCTTGAGTATCTGCTTTTGCAACTTTTGAACTGTTGGAAATTTTAATCTTCTTCTTGACAAAGGGAGTTTTGGGTTGGTGCATAGTGAAAGTCTTCTGGGCagagtcatatatatatatcccaCCCTTATTATCATTTTCACTGATGACCTGTCCATTAGTTAGAGCAGAAACTGCTCCATTAGTGATGGGGACTGTcttttcctccacctcctccacagtGGTGTCCTGCAATCTGGCCTCAGACTCCATGGCTACAGCCTGATGGCTCTCCTCATTGCCCCCATCCTCCATGGAGCTTGGTGTGCTCAGAAAGGCCTCCATTGTAGAGCGGCGTTTCCTCTGTGAGCGGTCTGGACTGATGGTTCGTAGTGGCTCCTGGTTTTCTTTACCTTCTACTTCCCTGCGTTTGTTTTCAGCCTTTTGTTTCAGCTTGGCAAAGTAGCGCTGATGGATCTTGAACTCATTCATTTCACCAACTTCCAGAACCCCAGAGCAAGACACAATACCTTTACTGTTGCTGGCTGATGCCTGGTATATAGCCGCATCCTCAATAGTGCaactgcaaagaaaaaacagtttaaattgGCTTAAATTAGATTATATTAAGCAAATACAACAGTAGATATTTATAGGAAAGGAAAAACTGCTATAGGCTACACACTATTGTACACAGGGGATAAGCACTTGAATCATGGGTGTATTGAATGTTAAGACACTAACTCAGTATGTTTGAGAGagcttaaaataaaacaccaaTGCACTGTGCTTTTGCTGCCCTTTTGTTGTACTTGTGCCAAATTAATGAAAGTTTCAATCTAAATATCTCCACTGAAAGTTTGCAAGGCTAATACAATGTTGATCTTGGTAGGACAAGTGCAGTTAGATGTGACATCATGTGATATCAACATACTTGTAAATGTGCAGGGAATGGTTTTGTCCGTTGCGGAATATTTCATATTTAGGCAGTCCACAGTATCTGTCCAGCTGCATATCATCCTTATACCAAATAATTTGAGGGGAAGGGTATCCtgaaaaggacaaagaaaagattCTTGATATCAGGACCATGATTAAATAATTTCTGCATCAAATACAAAAAGGTAGCAGTGTATTCTTGAGCTAGAGTAGACTGGGTGCATTATGCTTGCCTTGTTGGTTATCtgcaaatatttcagaagcttaAGATGCATGAAATGACCAGGTGTATAATGAGCCTTTGTTCCAGAAATAGTCGattatttttaactattttcaaTTGCTTTTAAGTTATTACATTCTTATATGTGTGCCACTTACAGATTTCTAATCAAGTACAGTGCATTATTGTATATTCTTGCAATACATTTCCATGGGGTTTTATCTGGAGTAAGGCCATACAGTGTTTACCTGTAACCACACAAGAGAACTTCACATTGCAATTCTCAGACACAGCTTTTGACTTCAGGGTTGTTTCGAAGGAGGgttgtgtttcttctgttaACTGTGCCATCACACTGCAGAGCGTGCTCCTGTGCAAAAACAAGGGAACTAGTCAGTCAAGTTGTGTCtgcaataaaaatatgacataaaagGTCCCAATGTGTGGATTAAGCTCTCTGTGCCCCACTATCCCAGATCACACAAACAATACATGAACTGAGTTTGTGTCACAGGACATCTAAAACTCTATTGGACTTCGGAGTAAAACTTTGACAATCACTGATTTTAGCCAGCTGACCACCATACAGTCCACTCTGCAAGTAAACACAGAACTactaaatatcagtacattagCTGAAGTACACAGCATTCAGAAAAATATAAGCTACACAATGGATTTGCACTCACTGAACTTAAATTGTCACGTAATGAGCGTGTCACTTGGTTATGTTTTGACATGACTAATAAAATTATTTGGACTATGAGCTCTCATTATGTTATATAATCTGGGGACCTAAACAAGCACTGTgctatttataattttatttatctggATGTTTGCTgactttttcattaaaagtccAATATCTTTAATATCTAAATTATACATGCAATCACAACAATAACACCATAGCAGGTTGAGGCAGGTGAGTCAACCAAAACAGAGGCATATCTTTcatattaatttcttttttcacagAACACATAAGGAAGAAACAAAGGAAGTGTTTCTCCTTCCTTCAATACTTCAATTCAGTATAGACTGGTTATTTGCCATTTCTTTAGAGAGGTTTCATGAGTCCATATGACATTAATTACCGAAATTAAACACATTACCATAAACATAATGTATTGAATCCAGAATATGGAGCTATCTTAGCATGTGGAAATGCGGAGGAGacatcacacacatataataATAGTAAATGATGAGGGTTTGCATGCATATTATGAGCACATTATTGTGGTGTTTGGATATATTACTGTACATGCAGTTGATCCATGTCTGGTGTTGACATCCATTTCAGTGTTGGGTCAGTGCACAGTTAAAGGATACTGTTACACTTCAGTGCATGTTGCTCATGATtaagcaaacaaaacaagacgCTAATGCTGAAGACACACACTTTTAAAGAGTACTGCTAGAATATGGCTTGTAAGCATGCAAATCACACTGCTGCCCATGTTGCTGGAATTCAGTGTTGATCTAGTGCAATTCAACAAAATAGTATCTGTAATGAGCTTAAAGGTAAATCTATAGGCAAAATAGTGTTCTTGTGGGAAATTTTGATTAAAAGTATGTTCTGtatcttttctctttgtttttcatagTATTTGACCCAATGCCTGCTGGAAAAATGATCTTCACACGTTATTTTGCAGTAATAACACATTGGACATTTTTGTTGTGAAGCATGTGAACAATTGTCTTGTTAAGGGCCAACAAAGTTTGACAAAGAATCAAAagtattgtttgtttgcttttttaaaaatcttagaAGGCAATAGATAATTCCTTTGGTCTTGTTGATGTAAATCTTGGTCTGTGCCACAAACCTAGAAGAAACTTATTCACTAAAAGAGCTCTTTATAGCCTTTTCCTAACAAATGTATCATTAAAGGTAACCCTAAAGGTCAACACCCCTTGTTGCTCCATGAAAAATCTTGTTAGTGTATTACTTGATGTGAAATGGGGCCCACAGTGCATAACTGAGATGATGTTCAATCAGCACCAGTAAACCCTGGTGACCATGGcaacaaacagagaaataacATGCCCAAGTTTGGAAAATCTTGAAGTATTGATGTATATTAGTGCACATGGTGGAAAAAATGGGCCTTTCAGAGGTGTTTCAACTGGACAATGCACGGTGTTAGTTAGGAATCTGTACCTGGTCTCTGGCCTCACGTTAGAGAGGTAGCTGCAGCCACCAGGCCGGCTACTCCCATTGATCTCAACCCCATTGCTGGATCGTCCATTGCCAAAAGAGGAACTCCTCCGTGATCCCATTTTCCCCCAGATAAAGGTATactcagagaaagaaaaaaagttctccaagaaaaaaaaaagaaaaaacttttttgttgtcacttattttttagttttcctTAAAGATGATAGGAGCTAAAAGAGAACAGGGAGGGAAAACCTTAACTCTGATAACATGATAACAGACAGGATAACAGAAAGTTATATTACATAAAGTTGTATTAAGTATttagaaaaaactttttttttgattgaaattaaaaatacaattaaaaatcaGCAAAAGATGCTCTTTAAATATACTATACCTCATTTACATGCTGTCCCACCTGTTATTTCCATAGAGAATACTCAGCAAACAATCTATTTCATACTGTTAACTCACCATTCACAAGTTTCTTTCCCTCCTTTGACAGATACCCCACAGCACTGACTTAAGGCACTGCGATTTCCAATCAAACATGAGCATGCGTGGGCTGCTGGACTATTTATAGTTGGCCTGCAAATAGGCACAAGAGCACATCACACTTTCCAAAACTTGCCTTTGGACTAttttataaaaaacaatatacaaGCACCAGAAGAATTAAAAGATACgtaataaaatgtttgaatagAAACGAGAAGAAAGATTCAGAATAATACCAAGTCAAATACAAGGTCATCCCAGATTTAGTAGTTCCCCAAATAGGAGgacaggattaaaaaaaaaaacagagtgaagctttttttctattctgttATGAATAGCATGATCTCAGAGAAGAGAAGGAACATTTGTTGGGTCGGTAGTTGCTGCTCTTCTCCCTAAACTGCCTGTTTAGTTCTGGATACGAActgtagtaaaaaaaatcatatgagCCTGTCAGTCAGGAGGATGACGCCTTCATTTTTAAGTCCATTAATATGAGCAGTACATACTTTTAGTAATCCGGTCTCACAAGATTACTTTCCAAACATAAATGTGTGCAGTTATGTTGACCTCTTTTTACCAAAGGACTTGTTTACACATATATAGAAGTATCtcttctttaaaataaaaaaagtataataacaTACAATGGAGAAGCCCACCAAGTTCTCTGGCATGCATTGTCCTACAACTGACAATTGCTGTGGATCCCCAGAGTAAAAGCAGTAGGAATAGAACAGCCTTATATAGGCAGATCCTACTGACTGCCAAACAGCTATGGGCTCTTATCTTTACACaagcatgcatgcatgcatgcacgcacgcatgtacacaaacacacacacacgcacacacacacacacacacacacacacactcacacagagttTATAtcagcaatatttttttattattattctttgaGGTACTTTATGCGATGTACTGATTTTATTAAActgtattcacacacatatttgagTCAGCCTGAAAAGAGATACcctgttgacatttttgtttttcatcaaatAAATCATAGTTAagtaaaaaatcaatttaacttGTTGAGTTGACAACTAAACACTGTCAAAATTACACTCTAAAAGGCTTTACTTTTCACCTTCAACCTAATGTCTTTCTTGcacagtaaacaaactgcaaagCCATCAACTCTGCTTTGAACTGATATCAACTGGCACGGGTACTACTATGAATTACAGCTCCCTGATTGGGTTCTCCCTAAATCAAGTTCAAAGGTATCAATCTGAATTTTGTCTCATGTTACCACATAGGCTCATCATATTACATATGGCTGTGTgccttctgtttcttttttttttgttccatccATCTATCATATGCCTCCGTATCTACCACACTTTCCACTTTTCCTGCCAGGGAGGTGATATACTTACACAATTTAATGACGCAGATTAGCTGAGGCTAATAAGAAAAGTTCAAACAAAATCACACATAAGTATTCTGATGAAAGTTATAACCATTAAAAATAGACTTAACAACGAGGGgcctttttttctcaaaaaaatgGACACACAGTATAGAATATGAGAATGGATTCCATCAGTTGCTCCCAAGCAATGgagcctacacacacatacacatacacacactgtggtGACAGACATGTATGGGCTGGAGAGCCTTGTCTGGCTGCCAATCTTCTGTGAAGGGGCTGCAAAACACAGTTGCCTCAGCATGGTCTGGATATTCTGGAAGGGGTGTGTACAGAGACATCAAAGCACAACAGGGTGTGGAAACACTACAGAGGCTGAGAGACTGTCATGTGACTATCTGACAGTGTATCCCCTTAAGCATGTGGTAAACTGCTGGTCGTCGGAAAAGGATTTCCCATATATATGAAGATTAGTATTAATGCGCAAATATATTGTGGGCAGAATTAAAACCTGGAAGGAACATCTATCTCTGCTCTCAACAACAATGGGATCTAACACAAATAAATGAGAATTCTCTGATTTTTATAGACACGCAGTTGTAGAGTTCCACAAAGTTTTGTTTCCAAGTATTTTTGCCATCCACGTCATATAATACCCCCTTTCCCTAAAACAAACCACCACGTCAATGCTGTAACAATCTCTCCAAATCTGAATTCAGATGGGGTCTGTGGAGGGCATGATTTCAACATTGCATGCCCATTGCCTCATGCTTTGCTATGTATAGCCCTTCTCAAAACCCTGTTGTGGTTTAGTCTGGCAGATTTATGGAAGGGCTACTGATGACGTTCACTGACACAACTACCTCTGGCTTTGTTTTACCATTATCTATCTTTTGCGAACATAATTGTGCACTATCAGAAGTAGAAGGAGGTTACTGTGGGGCAAATGTAAATTGTTATAATCAGTCATTAGAATCAGAGTGGTAATGGACAAGCCCATGTTTAGAGGATTGTTGTTCGGGATGTGTGCAAAGGTGTATGCCGGTGGAAACACAGAAAGACCAAAAGGTATGAATCAGGTTGGACAACTCTCAGCTCTTCAGTTTCTCTGTGGCATTTATTTGCCAGCTCTATGGACATCCAATAAATAGTGACCTTTCAGCATGTGATCATAAACCTTTCACTCACAACTTCCTCTTGTCCCTCGCTCTTTCTCCTCTAATAATGCCATTAGCAcgaataaaagagaaaattgtGAAGTTTATACAGAAACTGTTTTCCTATCTATTAGTTTTAGTCAGAGAACAATTGCCTTCAGCCTTCAGCAAACCATTATGCCCTTGACTCATACACAATGTTAGCCGAAATGAATGTCAGCatagtttcatttttctgtccaattaaacactcacagcatttttgttttgaacaGGTGTTCTCTGTGACTTCTCACCAGGTGAAATAGCCTCACACAGGGGTACCTTTGTGTTGAATGACGGAGTTGCCACTGAAACAGTTCTATTCTCTATTATTTGTCAGCTAACATTGAATCAAAGAATTAAAACAGAACATGTCCACTGGTGTTAAGGTAATCTTCAGAAAATGTTGTCTGGAGTGATGTAAACTTGGACTGACCCACTTAAGAGCCAATGAAACCAGCTCctacatgagtgtgtgtattgaGTGCTACCTCTTGTTTTAAATGATGAGATGGATAATCAAGTGGCTGAGTACATTCATACTATTTTTCAGTTGATGagaaacatttctttcaaattATGCTCCTAATGATATTAAAACAGCCCTTGCCCCATCATTATGGCAACAGatttgaagaaataaaaatgagttGCTTTATAACTTGCTGGCTGGCTGTACTCCTATTTTTCACAATAGCACATTTGATTACGTAAAGAGTGGGAATTAACTGTTTGATGTTGCTGCTGCGGAGCAAATAAACTCCTGAGATAAATCACTACTATTAAAGCTACATGAAACACCAGCTGCACGGGGACACACTGTTCTAATCTAACTGGGGTATTACAGCACCCAGATCCAAGATTTTTTGAGTGGCGAGGTGTCgacacagacagaaagggagagggGCACACCAGTGGacaagagagggggagaggtagttataaatgtgattttgatcACAGATTAATGGAACTACAGTATCTGCGACTGGGAAAATTTTGCATGTTTATAAGACCAAAATTGCAAAACATATAATGATATATTGTCAAATAGTCGATTGTCTCTCCTAAAATGTTgaagaaaaaatactgaataaatcTGGACTTAACGTGGGGAATCTATGTCATTTCAGTTCAGCCAGACCTGTTGGGCTCTGTCGTGTGACGTGAGAGTTTATTAGCTGGCAGATCAATGCCAAGTGTACCCACAAACACCCTCCAATACACAAGCACAGTTGGGACAACAgattgttttgatgtttgacAGGTCTCTGTGGAAACTGAGCTTGGCTTTGTATGGCCATCTGGCCTGCTGCTGAGGTTGTGACATCATCTTCTGAATATTCACACCAGTGTCAGCTCCAAGGAAGCAGAAACAGGAGAAGACTTGACCTCCAAGGACAGCTGTGTGCCCCACAcaatctctcacacacacgcatccTGCCGTTACGTAGCACTGCACTGCTTGACCAATCACATGCACAGATTCTAAACATGTTCTTTATTGACTAATGGGCCTTTGTTAATAttgcataagcagcattttcCTGATTTGACAGATGCTGATGATCATTATGATGCTTGGGATAAATTTGGCCTGattaaagaaaatgtcaaaatgaattTCTTATAAAAGCAAATGAATAGCATTCTGGTCTTAATTACTCATCACTGAACGTAAAATTGGGTTtaaatttaagatttaaaatattgaatttagTTTCATTACACTTTTACAGCTTGTAATAATATTTTACGTTTAGAGTATAAAATGTCTGCTGCTAAGTGCTGACCACAGCTCTAAATCTTTCAACTCAACAGATATATTTTCTACTGACATTTGTATTGGTAATGTCCCAAAACTAAATATGTCTGATAGAGTGAAACCCTTAACACCCTTCTAATAGATTCCTTGTTAATTTGATAAATTTATTACACAAATAATATGCAGTATAAGACACAAGACATAAGATTTTTCTGCAAGTAGAGTTACAGTGACCTCTGGTGGTAATGTGACAGGCTCTGAAACATCACCACTGAACTGGCCATTTGCTGCACTAAGATATGAAAAAGACACACTCATATAAATGTTTCACTAGAACGCAGACAAACTGCTAAAAATCAACATCAGGTCATGCAACAGTCACTATTTTGTCACTAATGCTGATAAATTACTAGATCATCTCATTTGTAAATACCTGGTAAATCATTTCTACAAATTTTATTTGAAGTGGGTTCCAACGTCTGAGCAGTCATACCAGAGTGTAACAGTAAGGCATATTACCACTTCAGTTACATATAAACTGTAGCATTCAATCAAAATAGGACCATCAAACTCAATAAATCTGAATTTATTCCCCAtgtaataaacacacatatacattctTGTTTAGTTTTAATCTAACACTC includes these proteins:
- the LOC122978799 gene encoding alpha-protein kinase 3-like codes for the protein MGSRRSSSFGNGRSSNGVEINGSSRPGGCSYLSNVRPETRSTLCSVMAQLTEETQPSFETTLKSKAVSENCNVKFSCVVTGYPSPQIIWYKDDMQLDRYCGLPKYEIFRNGQNHSLHIYNCTIEDAAIYQASASNSKGIVSCSGVLEVGEMNEFKIHQRYFAKLKQKAENKRREVEGKENQEPLRTISPDRSQRKRRSTMEAFLSTPSSMEDGGNEESHQAVAMESEARLQDTTVEEVEEKTVPITNGAVSALTNGQVISENDNKGGIYIYDSAQKTFTMHQPKTPFVKKKIKISNSSKVAKADTQGERASEERRAKEEPSTSVALACTESGQSKRNLVEVMEVENIVNASVLDLDSRNKAEHHLKSATKEALFVSRDKNVCAVPPQKEQLTASVSLAAHTPTKYTASGTEGKLDAKHEKEDERKDTEENLEMRNQNPHMTSTQLQTSAVPAPAAQITKLITNTDNVTVMDVDGKSNTSTDGTLLNRDLVSVDTPHESRIALPQRACEQTGDQLSEKETTPCQKNASVPRPVLLSEVTQAHTKMNRNDAPVNLELPPDPCSMDAQPPQKTPSERKTTTDDIQTPSVHHGLEVAIEKMTQDTWDHSRGSNESRTALFTDLQKSPLESPVGGESTRGCNVSPTNQQSQVDTPIKSVEGTKIQVDEKLESNEVGKLLVQTESVVPNEKIVEMETETAAVRKIEQTEIEKTRGKADKDTDVIIVDASNKERDKNEPISKMEEKNSSELHHVKPAKFETAMPQLKKPPENINLSKHQINGFQEIQKPVTRIISVAELLRSQIQALDVTVANSIPSILVPAENVKNPTTTATDTCQELRDEQSKRKPEVKKSVPDRKTETSIDDPPPKNIKETLMEIYHQLNHPDQEKIQTQGEISPPVQALQKPHMIPPISIVDTGTTIDTTGHHASAKKYNEGIMDIGQETGASTLKDCPVVSLSESVRNSFTPMTSKEELTQRLTSSSNLSGRVSQEPGTPIKASSQGQATDESVQGKDMGFVQKLTPQIKLNSKTQCRNNEINSTTFSDQCKIEEHNINSCLQSVQKIPTKSVLATDTQENNQQSQQSTMVEEFSKTDSLTNPNPEASPLLKRRNCVSPIPSATPQELASGARRKILIPKAKPEEATEATSLIDNQTQKKEVSTQSSKLSSSPVMLSTSPSLSRRSPLLQPSGERTSPVEKRSPLLTRRKMTAETQAPSQQPIEEIHTLKTERKPAEKDKHDPFKAPQVIRKIRGETFADASGHLKLWCQFFNILSDSTIKWYRNEVEIVQIKRNAGDETQVNLAIVQASSKDSGVYGCTITNEYGTDSTDYLLSADVLAGLSLREDLGVGEEIEMTPLVFNKGVADSGVWGNKFFGRIMMQESRIGDGCAHKVWRAKVIYGLEPVFESGNTCIIKVRNPIAYGGKEESCLIDRNLDFVRQECKIQNLAREYCKIFSAEARVIENFGPSLEVIPVYLMYRPANTIPYATVEADLMGVYQKYSVLDHTGRIEMRTASEVEQKCCALQHWIFQWTNGNLLLSQLEGVDTKITNVGITVKSTGHQGLSIEGNPKVFEQFISQHQCNYFCGLLSLRSLKVLDSLMTPTKPKGSRSPLLQRKMAAGSSSPQTGRKAAGSPRLPRKSEQEGSKTATKQKAADAPKVVKMA